Proteins co-encoded in one Sulfurimonas sp. HSL1-2 genomic window:
- a CDS encoding MopE-related protein, producing MGILLPAFTALILLAACGGGGGGSSTPTVTGQFIDAPVQGLSYACSSGTAGTTDAGGGYTCPDGDTVTFSVGAVTIGTVTAENGPVAPYSFFPTDTVAAVNLARLLQSLDGDGDPNNGLIDLNSTLIASLPAGTDFSSPTFAADVEAALGITLVGAVEAMHALGEGMAAVGMTVPLTAIAVPESGSDIEVNDTIAVVFTRSMDTTSLLLSGTMSPQSNGGAWSADVHANDRLTLSAKTYWTEGAQTLVIDVNDTGANALDQLALSYTVTAPADADADGYPFTTDCNDTNPNVYPGAIEIIGNNIDDNCNGMIDEVEVEVCDGDDNDGDGLIDSADPDLIAPLCALQDGVCSGATKTCGGAAGWLPCDDAVYLAHDPNYNSSLDPCDSLDNDCDGATDENGVVSCDDGYACTTDVCTAGACANTPNDAFCDDGNPCTAPYCDPTTGSCDTAGCNMYYLVAGTACDDLDPLTVDDVCDGAGVCSGTPSPDADSDGVSDAAETINGTDPNDADTDNDGLNDGQELSANTDALDADTDDDGIMDGLEVTYSLNPLDNDSDNDGLNDGLEIGKSSGISGGTSDGAAAIAYSGTNLALWQPDTDPTTHTDPLDPDSDNDGLCDGSATVAPVCTGGEDMDTNGAVGASETDPADADTDDDALADGSDPHPLAPDSSSAMKLAGGTSEGAYAPNRIPYSGTSCTDADVDGYCATLSDCDDADATVNPGATEIWYDGIDANCDNMNDYDQDGDTYVASAYNANAGGSAPNTDDCDDTNAAINPGETEVAGNDKDENCNDLVACFIDADHDTYGSFTSEEAYPALNGTSLTAGACGSSAVDGYADNSMDCADADATAYPGATETVDDGIDSNCDTRELCYKDADNDGYRPDSTSTVLSSDLDCVDYGEATAADPTGDCDDNDPLVYPGNGCPI from the coding sequence ATGGGAATACTCTTACCCGCCTTCACGGCGTTGATTTTATTGGCTGCGTGTGGCGGTGGCGGCGGGGGAAGCAGTACCCCGACGGTGACCGGCCAGTTTATAGACGCCCCCGTCCAGGGGCTCTCCTATGCCTGTTCTTCCGGTACGGCCGGTACGACCGATGCCGGCGGCGGGTACACCTGCCCGGACGGCGACACCGTCACCTTCTCGGTCGGCGCCGTCACCATCGGAACCGTCACGGCCGAAAACGGCCCGGTCGCGCCCTACAGCTTCTTCCCTACCGACACCGTGGCCGCCGTCAACCTGGCACGGCTGCTGCAGTCGCTTGACGGGGACGGCGACCCGAACAACGGGCTCATCGATCTCAACAGCACATTGATCGCCTCCCTTCCTGCGGGGACGGATTTCAGTTCCCCCACTTTCGCCGCAGATGTCGAAGCGGCACTGGGGATCACGCTGGTCGGGGCGGTCGAAGCGATGCACGCGCTGGGCGAAGGGATGGCGGCCGTGGGCATGACCGTCCCGCTCACGGCGATCGCCGTTCCCGAAAGCGGTTCGGACATTGAGGTCAACGACACCATCGCCGTCGTTTTCACCCGGAGCATGGATACGACCAGCCTCCTGCTCTCCGGCACGATGAGTCCCCAGAGCAACGGCGGAGCCTGGAGCGCGGACGTCCATGCCAATGACCGCCTGACCTTATCTGCCAAAACCTACTGGACGGAAGGGGCCCAGACCCTCGTCATCGACGTCAACGACACCGGCGCCAATGCCCTGGATCAGCTCGCGCTCTCCTACACGGTGACGGCCCCCGCCGATGCCGATGCGGACGGCTACCCCTTTACCACCGACTGTAACGATACCAACCCCAATGTCTATCCGGGCGCAATCGAAATCATTGGGAACAACATCGACGACAACTGTAACGGTATGATCGACGAAGTCGAAGTCGAGGTCTGTGACGGCGACGACAACGACGGTGACGGCCTGATCGACAGTGCCGATCCGGACCTCATCGCGCCGCTTTGCGCATTACAGGACGGGGTCTGCAGCGGAGCCACCAAAACCTGTGGCGGCGCTGCCGGATGGCTCCCCTGCGACGACGCCGTTTACCTTGCACATGATCCCAACTATAACAGTTCCCTGGACCCATGTGACAGTCTCGACAACGACTGTGACGGCGCTACGGATGAGAACGGGGTAGTCTCCTGTGACGACGGCTACGCCTGTACGACAGATGTCTGTACCGCCGGGGCGTGTGCCAATACGCCCAACGACGCCTTCTGCGACGACGGCAACCCGTGTACGGCCCCTTACTGCGACCCGACGACCGGCTCATGCGATACCGCAGGGTGCAATATGTACTATCTCGTCGCCGGCACCGCCTGTGATGACCTTGACCCGCTGACGGTGGACGATGTCTGCGACGGCGCCGGGGTCTGCAGCGGTACGCCTTCTCCCGATGCCGACAGCGACGGGGTTTCAGACGCCGCGGAGACCATCAACGGGACAGACCCGAACGATGCCGATACGGACAACGACGGTCTCAACGACGGCCAGGAGCTCAGCGCCAATACCGACGCGCTCGACGCCGACACCGATGATGACGGCATCATGGATGGCCTTGAAGTCACCTACTCACTCAATCCGCTCGACAATGACAGCGACAACGACGGCCTCAACGACGGTCTCGAGATCGGAAAGTCTTCAGGTATTTCAGGCGGCACCAGCGACGGCGCGGCCGCCATTGCCTACAGCGGGACGAACCTCGCACTCTGGCAGCCGGACACCGACCCCACCACGCATACCGACCCCCTCGACCCCGACAGCGACAACGACGGCCTTTGCGACGGGTCGGCCACGGTCGCCCCGGTCTGCACGGGCGGCGAGGACATGGACACCAACGGCGCCGTCGGCGCTTCCGAGACGGACCCCGCCGATGCCGATACGGACGACGACGCCCTCGCCGACGGCAGCGACCCGCATCCGCTGGCACCAGACAGCTCCTCGGCGATGAAATTGGCGGGAGGGACCAGTGAAGGCGCCTATGCGCCCAATCGCATTCCCTACAGCGGTACCAGCTGTACCGACGCCGACGTGGACGGTTACTGCGCAACCCTGAGCGACTGCGACGATGCCGATGCCACGGTCAATCCCGGAGCGACGGAGATCTGGTACGACGGCATCGATGCGAACTGTGACAATATGAACGACTACGACCAGGACGGCGACACTTATGTCGCTTCAGCTTATAACGCCAATGCCGGTGGTAGCGCCCCTAATACCGATGACTGTGACGATACCAATGCCGCGATCAATCCGGGTGAAACAGAAGTCGCCGGCAATGACAAAGATGAGAACTGCAACGACTTGGTCGCCTGTTTCATAGATGCGGACCACGACACTTACGGTTCCTTTACCTCCGAGGAAGCCTATCCTGCTTTAAACGGTACCAGTCTGACCGCCGGCGCATGCGGCAGCAGCGCCGTTGACGGCTATGCGGACAACAGCATGGACTGTGCTGATGCCGATGCAACGGCCTATCCGGGTGCGACGGAAACGGTGGATGACGGCATCGACAGCAACTGCGACACCCGCGAACTCTGCTACAAGGATGCCGACAACGACGGCTACCGCCCCGACAGCACGAGCACCGTCCTCTCTTCGGACCTGGACTGCGTAGACTACGGTGAAGCCACCGCTGCCGACCCGACCGGAGACTGCGACGACAATGACCCACTTGTCTACCCGGGCAACGGTTGTCCAATATGA
- a CDS encoding LysR family transcriptional regulator — translation MLKDFAKLQTFLTVVKEKSFSKASAKLGISQPAVTQQIKFIEEYLDTRIVERKKNGIKLTKEGEDLYRIAIKLEKAINTSQKELLKIINKDFTFILGASYAIGNYVIPTYLGAIKEKIHNEVYMHVGLSNEIIDELEDKKIDVALIESPVFRDGIIYREWMEDELVLFSNQPLPKYLKKEDFFTFDWICRDENSHTRKLVSEAFEELEIDCSTFNVIGVVQSPTAVKETIMRSPKNAERPIVSVISRHVIEDEIAEGKLYESRMRNFRVHRKFYIAYSKDRKHDAFVNNVVDFLLTMRM, via the coding sequence ATGCTGAAAGACTTCGCCAAACTCCAAACTTTTTTGACCGTCGTCAAAGAGAAGAGCTTTTCCAAGGCGTCTGCAAAACTGGGCATCTCCCAACCCGCCGTCACCCAACAGATCAAATTTATCGAAGAGTATCTTGACACCCGCATCGTCGAGCGCAAGAAGAACGGGATCAAGCTGACCAAAGAGGGCGAAGACCTTTACCGCATCGCGATCAAACTCGAAAAAGCGATCAACACGAGCCAGAAAGAGCTGCTCAAGATCATCAACAAAGACTTCACCTTTATCCTGGGTGCCTCCTACGCGATCGGGAACTACGTCATCCCGACCTACCTCGGTGCCATCAAAGAGAAGATCCACAACGAAGTCTACATGCACGTCGGCCTCTCCAACGAGATCATCGACGAGCTCGAAGACAAGAAGATCGATGTCGCACTGATCGAATCCCCGGTCTTCCGCGACGGGATCATCTACCGCGAATGGATGGAGGACGAACTCGTCCTCTTCTCCAACCAGCCGCTGCCGAAATACCTGAAAAAAGAGGACTTCTTTACCTTCGACTGGATCTGCCGCGACGAGAACTCCCACACCCGCAAGCTCGTTTCCGAAGCCTTCGAAGAGCTTGAGATCGACTGTTCGACGTTCAACGTCATCGGGGTCGTCCAGTCGCCGACGGCCGTCAAAGAGACGATCATGCGCTCTCCCAAAAACGCGGAGCGCCCGATCGTATCGGTCATCTCCCGCCACGTCATCGAGGACGAGATCGCCGAGGGCAAACTGTACGAATCGCGCATGCGCAACTTCCGCGTACACCGCAAGTTCTACATCGCCTACTCCAAAGACCGCAAGCACGACGCCTTCGTCAACAACGTCGTCGACTTCCTGCTCACCATGCGGATGTAA
- a CDS encoding VWA-like domain-containing protein: MSEKVAAEKLGKAKATLLLNSPYFGTLASRLELDTSDDIPGFLSNGLRLEYNPDYVENLDAQECEFMLANGAMHAALVHERRQNGRMSWLWQLATDHAINAMLVQNGFALPPQVNYDPRFEGMYAEAIYAQLKDEIRNEEYSDDESNDTGFNENNQRKRDELKNAEGDHDPDKKRPQMEVENSVEESLFEHFEKAVREMLEQQGDTPLGLERFFIPTTKSVIDWRSELAHALNRHLRSDYRMLPPSKKLLYSHIYLPSPTSETLDLVIAIDSSGSVDEVLLGRFIAEVESLLETFADYRIELLVSDAKVQSHHQFYPGEPLVFDLKGGGGTDFRPVFEWTERHAPMAPLLLYFTDCDGRFPDTEPLIDTVWITPETDRTVPFGKVIPITL, from the coding sequence ATGTCTGAAAAAGTCGCCGCCGAAAAACTGGGCAAGGCCAAGGCCACCCTCCTGCTCAACTCCCCCTACTTCGGCACCCTCGCCAGCCGCCTGGAGCTGGACACCAGCGACGACATCCCGGGCTTTCTCAGCAACGGCCTCCGGCTGGAGTACAACCCCGACTATGTCGAGAACCTGGATGCGCAGGAGTGCGAATTCATGCTCGCCAACGGCGCCATGCACGCCGCGCTCGTGCATGAACGGCGTCAGAACGGCCGCATGAGTTGGCTGTGGCAGCTGGCCACCGACCACGCCATCAACGCCATGCTCGTGCAAAACGGCTTTGCCCTGCCGCCGCAGGTCAATTACGACCCCCGTTTCGAGGGGATGTACGCCGAGGCGATCTACGCCCAGCTCAAAGACGAAATCAGAAACGAAGAGTACAGCGACGACGAGAGCAACGACACCGGCTTCAACGAGAACAACCAGCGCAAGCGCGACGAGCTGAAAAACGCCGAGGGGGACCACGATCCGGACAAAAAACGGCCGCAGATGGAGGTGGAGAACAGCGTCGAAGAGTCTTTATTCGAACATTTTGAAAAGGCCGTCCGCGAAATGCTGGAGCAGCAAGGAGACACCCCGCTGGGGCTGGAGCGCTTTTTCATCCCCACGACGAAGAGCGTCATCGACTGGCGCAGCGAACTCGCCCATGCCCTCAACCGCCACCTGCGCAGCGACTACCGCATGCTCCCGCCCTCAAAGAAACTGCTCTACAGCCACATCTACCTCCCTTCGCCCACTTCGGAGACCCTCGACCTTGTCATCGCCATCGACAGCTCCGGCTCCGTCGACGAGGTGCTGCTGGGGCGCTTCATCGCCGAGGTCGAGTCCCTGCTGGAGACCTTTGCCGACTACCGCATCGAGCTGCTTGTAAGCGATGCGAAGGTGCAGTCGCACCACCAGTTCTACCCCGGCGAACCGCTCGTCTTCGACCTCAAAGGCGGGGGCGGCACCGACTTCCGCCCCGTCTTCGAATGGACGGAGCGCCATGCCCCGATGGCCCCGCTGCTGCTCTACTTTACCGACTGCGACGGCCGTTTTCCGGACACGGAGCCCCTTATCGACACCGTCTGGATCACCCCCGAGACCGACAGGACGGTCCCCTTCGGAAAAGTCATCCCTATCACTTTATAG
- a CDS encoding MoxR family ATPase, giving the protein MPLRSQEIIETLDALVEQKLPTFLWGAPGIGKSSVVKQIAEAKGMGFIDLRLSLMDPTDLKGIPFYENQAHQAVWAPPSFLPREGSGILFLDELNTAAPSVQASAYQLILDRKVGEYELPEGWAIVAAGNRENDRGVVYRMPLPLANRFIHLEMDVNVDDWRRWAYGRGIDERIIGYISANNAALFGFDPASDTKSFPTPRSWEFVNGILASGMRDQLALNAIAGAIGEERAVDFMAFAKVMHLLPDTDAVLRGESHEVPEDLSALYALASALVAKVLKAPDDDVLARLLDYTHLLPPEFAVLIVQDLQKNGVMMDHLDAYGKWVGKFAFLLQ; this is encoded by the coding sequence GTGCCCTTGAGAAGTCAAGAGATCATTGAAACCCTGGACGCCCTGGTCGAGCAGAAGCTTCCGACCTTTTTGTGGGGGGCACCGGGCATCGGCAAATCCTCCGTCGTCAAGCAGATCGCCGAAGCGAAAGGCATGGGCTTTATCGACCTGCGCCTCTCGCTGATGGACCCGACCGACCTCAAGGGGATCCCCTTTTACGAAAACCAGGCGCACCAGGCCGTCTGGGCGCCGCCGTCGTTCCTGCCGCGGGAGGGAAGCGGGATCCTCTTCCTCGACGAGCTCAACACCGCCGCCCCCTCCGTACAGGCCTCGGCCTACCAGCTCATCCTCGACCGCAAAGTCGGCGAGTACGAACTGCCCGAGGGGTGGGCCATCGTCGCGGCGGGCAACCGCGAAAACGACCGGGGCGTCGTCTACCGCATGCCGCTGCCGCTGGCCAACCGCTTCATCCACCTGGAGATGGACGTCAACGTCGACGACTGGCGCCGCTGGGCTTACGGGCGGGGAATCGACGAGCGCATCATCGGCTACATCAGCGCCAACAACGCGGCCCTCTTCGGTTTCGACCCCGCCAGCGACACCAAGAGCTTCCCCACCCCGCGCAGCTGGGAGTTCGTCAACGGCATCCTTGCTTCGGGCATGCGCGATCAGCTGGCCCTGAACGCCATCGCCGGGGCCATAGGCGAGGAGCGCGCCGTCGATTTCATGGCCTTTGCCAAAGTGATGCACCTCCTGCCCGACACCGACGCCGTTTTGCGCGGGGAGTCGCACGAGGTCCCGGAGGATCTCAGCGCCCTCTACGCCCTCGCCTCCGCCCTCGTCGCAAAGGTGCTCAAAGCCCCCGATGACGACGTACTGGCACGCCTGCTCGACTACACGCACCTCCTCCCGCCGGAGTTCGCCGTCCTCATCGTCCAGGATCTCCAGAAAAACGGTGTCATGATGGACCACCTCGACGCCTACGGCAAGTGGGTCGGCAAGTTCGCCTTTCTTCTGCAATAA
- a CDS encoding aminotransferase class IV has product MPFLETILADEGRFPYLEWHQQRLERTLKRHGIVTQYDLINRLEAPETGCWRCRVQYDEHLFIYELLPYTPRIITSLQPVTDEAIAYRDKTTEREQLDRLFARRGSADDVLIVQAGLITDTTIANVACLIGGQWLTPKRPLLEGTARARLIAEGKLICADITLDAARQAERVAVMNALSGFVEVSGGILPPIN; this is encoded by the coding sequence ATGCCCTTTCTGGAGACGATCCTGGCCGACGAGGGGCGTTTCCCCTATCTTGAGTGGCATCAGCAGCGTCTGGAACGGACGCTGAAACGCCACGGCATCGTCACCCAATACGACCTTATAAACCGTCTTGAAGCCCCGGAAACAGGGTGCTGGCGATGCCGCGTCCAGTATGATGAACATCTGTTCATATATGAACTTCTCCCTTACACCCCCCGTATCATCACCTCGTTGCAGCCGGTGACAGATGAGGCGATTGCCTACCGCGACAAAACGACCGAGCGTGAACAGCTTGACCGGCTCTTTGCCCGGCGCGGCAGTGCGGACGACGTCCTCATCGTGCAGGCGGGTCTCATCACCGATACGACCATCGCCAATGTCGCCTGTCTGATCGGGGGGCAGTGGCTGACCCCGAAACGGCCGCTGCTCGAAGGCACGGCGCGTGCCCGTCTGATCGCCGAAGGGAAGCTTATCTGCGCCGACATCACCCTCGACGCGGCACGGCAGGCGGAGCGGGTGGCCGTGATGAATGCCCTGTCAGGCTTTGTCGAGGTGAGCGGTGGTATACTTCCCCCGATTAATTAA
- a CDS encoding PaaI family thioesterase gives MQAIKFPFLEHTGATLKRAEQGEAEVELHVQPHHLQHLGFVHGGVISTLMDNTGWYAAVSNLDEGYTAVTMEIKINYLKPASGKHLLASAAVKRQGRKTAFVTIELHDEGKLVAFATGTYAIMEDPQHA, from the coding sequence ATGCAGGCAATCAAATTCCCTTTTCTCGAACACACCGGCGCGACACTGAAGCGCGCGGAGCAGGGCGAAGCGGAGGTGGAGCTTCACGTCCAGCCGCACCATCTGCAGCACCTGGGCTTCGTGCACGGCGGGGTCATCTCGACGCTCATGGACAACACCGGCTGGTACGCCGCCGTCTCCAACCTGGACGAGGGCTATACGGCTGTGACCATGGAGATCAAGATCAACTACCTCAAACCGGCATCTGGCAAGCACCTGCTGGCCTCGGCCGCCGTGAAGAGACAGGGACGCAAGACGGCCTTTGTCACGATCGAACTGCACGACGAAGGCAAGCTCGTCGCCTTTGCTACGGGCACCTACGCCATCATGGAAGACCCGCAGCACGCCTGA
- a CDS encoding UvrD-helicase domain-containing protein has protein sequence MEHIFKNLNEQQAEAVKKIDGPLLILAGAGSGKTTTITSRLAYLLDVVGIPASNTLTLTFTNKAAKEMRERALKMIDANSYPPLLCTFHKFGLLFLKFHIHRLSRENNFVVIDTDDKKRILKKLNGDLPLPLVASEISRYKNSLITPEEAHAQAEQKNYEQIAKVYKEYEAYLVENNLVDFDDLISLTYKLLDEHPELAEETSKRYQYIMIDEYQDTNELQFKLLQKLCTAHNNLCVVGDDDQSIYGWRGAHVRNILEFDQDFEDAMVVKLEHNYRSRTPILTVANALIEHNRSRLGKTLLPTRGDGEAVKMLSSNDENEEASKIALQIKKLISEGVRPNEIAVLYRINALSRSLEEGLNRAGIPYKLVGGLRFYDRAEIKDIISYLRVITNHHDNFSMKRIINKPKRGIGKASIDKLELAAIEQERSLYDLVRLSAAAELEGLVRKKNATTLKQFVSELEQMRAVADESLYSFAERIDEIFKIKAFYEAMPDGTERVQNIDEFFGLFRDFIKQNPEASLDAFLNEVSLQSEQDQVEGESIYIMSIHASKGLEFEHLFIIGLEEGFLPLIGDGSDLEEERRLGYVSFTRAKDSLTLSHVQSRYYKGRRTELEKSRFFGEAGLCESSLKIEKNTAFKKGDLVRHKIFGAGRVIGVSKAGREFKLNINFGGNKREILASFVERL, from the coding sequence ATGGAACATATTTTCAAAAACCTCAACGAACAGCAGGCCGAAGCGGTCAAAAAGATCGACGGCCCCTTACTGATACTGGCGGGAGCGGGCAGCGGAAAAACGACGACAATCACCTCGCGCCTCGCCTACCTGCTGGACGTTGTGGGAATCCCCGCGAGCAATACGCTGACGCTGACCTTTACCAACAAAGCGGCAAAGGAGATGCGCGAGCGCGCCCTCAAGATGATCGACGCGAACAGCTATCCGCCGCTGCTGTGTACGTTCCACAAGTTCGGCCTGCTCTTCCTGAAGTTCCATATCCACCGTCTCAGCCGTGAGAACAACTTCGTCGTCATCGACACCGACGACAAGAAGCGGATTCTGAAAAAGCTCAACGGCGATCTGCCGCTGCCGCTGGTCGCCAGCGAGATATCCCGCTATAAAAACTCGCTCATCACGCCCGAGGAGGCCCATGCCCAGGCCGAGCAGAAAAATTACGAGCAGATCGCAAAGGTCTACAAGGAGTACGAGGCCTACCTCGTCGAAAACAACCTCGTGGATTTCGATGACCTGATCTCCCTGACCTATAAACTGCTCGACGAGCATCCGGAACTGGCCGAAGAGACCAGCAAGCGCTACCAGTACATCATGATCGACGAGTACCAGGATACGAACGAGCTGCAGTTCAAGCTGCTGCAGAAACTCTGCACTGCCCACAACAACCTCTGTGTCGTCGGCGACGACGACCAGAGCATCTACGGCTGGCGCGGGGCGCACGTGCGTAACATCCTGGAGTTCGACCAGGATTTCGAGGATGCGATGGTCGTCAAACTCGAACACAACTACCGCTCGCGCACGCCTATTCTGACCGTCGCCAACGCGCTGATCGAGCACAACCGTTCCCGGCTGGGCAAGACGCTGCTGCCGACCCGCGGCGACGGGGAAGCGGTGAAGATGCTCTCCTCGAACGACGAGAACGAAGAGGCGAGCAAGATCGCGCTGCAGATCAAAAAACTGATCAGCGAAGGGGTCCGCCCCAACGAGATCGCTGTGCTTTACCGCATCAATGCGCTCAGCCGCTCCCTCGAAGAGGGGCTCAACCGTGCGGGGATCCCCTACAAGCTCGTCGGCGGGCTGCGCTTTTACGACCGGGCCGAGATCAAGGATATCATCAGCTACCTGCGCGTCATCACGAACCACCATGACAACTTCTCGATGAAGCGTATCATCAACAAGCCCAAACGCGGGATCGGCAAAGCGTCTATAGACAAGCTGGAACTGGCGGCCATCGAGCAGGAGCGTTCCCTCTACGATCTGGTACGCCTCAGTGCCGCGGCAGAGCTCGAAGGCCTGGTGCGCAAGAAGAACGCCACGACCCTCAAGCAGTTCGTCAGCGAACTGGAACAGATGCGCGCCGTTGCGGACGAATCGCTCTACAGCTTTGCCGAGCGCATCGACGAGATTTTCAAGATCAAGGCCTTCTACGAGGCGATGCCAGACGGGACGGAGAGGGTGCAGAACATCGACGAGTTTTTCGGCCTCTTCCGCGACTTTATTAAGCAGAACCCCGAAGCGAGCCTCGACGCCTTTCTGAACGAAGTCTCATTGCAGAGCGAACAGGACCAGGTGGAGGGGGAGAGCATCTACATCATGAGTATCCACGCCTCCAAGGGGCTGGAGTTCGAACACCTCTTCATCATCGGCCTCGAAGAGGGCTTCCTGCCGCTGATCGGTGACGGGAGCGACCTGGAGGAGGAGCGCCGCCTGGGGTACGTCTCCTTTACGCGCGCCAAGGATTCGCTGACCCTGTCACATGTCCAGAGCCGCTACTACAAGGGACGCCGTACGGAACTGGAAAAGAGCCGTTTCTTCGGTGAAGCCGGGCTGTGCGAAAGCTCCCTCAAGATCGAGAAGAACACGGCGTTCAAAAAAGGGGACCTCGTCCGTCACAAGATCTTCGGTGCCGGCCGCGTGATCGGGGTGAGCAAAGCCGGGCGCGAATTCAAGCTCAATATCAACTTCGGCGGCAACAAGCGGGAGATCCTCGCTTCCTTCGTAGAAAGGCTGTAA
- a CDS encoding F0F1 ATP synthase subunit C — MKKILFLMVAFAGAAFAADADVANQTLKAYSMIAAGVGLGLAALGGAIGMGHTAAATIAGTARNPGLGGKLMTTMFIALAMIEAQVIYTLVIALIALYANPYLG; from the coding sequence ATGAAAAAGATTCTTTTTCTGATGGTTGCTTTCGCTGGCGCTGCTTTCGCAGCTGACGCTGATGTTGCAAACCAGACACTCAAAGCTTACTCTATGATCGCTGCAGGCGTCGGCCTCGGTCTCGCTGCTCTCGGTGGCGCTATCGGTATGGGTCACACTGCTGCTGCGACTATCGCAGGTACTGCTCGCAACCCGGGTCTGGGTGGTAAGCTCATGACGACTATGTTCATCGCCCTCGCGATGATCGAAGCTCAGGTCATCTATACACTCGTTATTGCCCTGATCGCTCTGTACGCTAACCCGTACCTCGGCTAA
- the cysK gene encoding cysteine synthase A: MIASNITELIGNTPLIRLNTPSEQTGATILGKCEFMNPTSSVKDRIGFNMIKTAMDDGIINSQTTIIEPTSGNTGIALASICAALGLKLILTMPESMSIERRNILKALGAELVLTPAMSGMKGAIEKAEELKESLGNAVILQQFQNPANPAVHIKTTAEEILRDTDGKLDIFVAAVGTGGTLTGTGTRLKEVIPSIEIIAVEPTDSAVLSGGKAGPHKIQGIGAGFVPDVLNTQIYGEVVTVSNDDAMATSRMLAKEEGLLVGISAGANVYAAMQVAARPENKGKTIVTILCDTAERYLSTALFSE; encoded by the coding sequence ATGATAGCGTCAAACATCACTGAACTGATCGGCAACACGCCGCTGATTCGTCTTAACACCCCTTCCGAGCAGACCGGAGCGACGATCCTCGGCAAATGCGAGTTTATGAACCCGACGAGCTCCGTCAAGGACCGGATCGGTTTCAACATGATCAAAACGGCGATGGATGACGGCATCATCAATTCCCAGACGACGATTATCGAGCCGACCAGCGGCAATACGGGGATCGCGCTTGCCTCGATCTGTGCCGCACTGGGGCTGAAACTGATCCTCACCATGCCCGAGTCCATGAGTATCGAGCGTCGCAATATCCTCAAGGCCCTCGGCGCGGAGCTGGTATTGACCCCGGCAATGTCCGGCATGAAGGGGGCCATCGAGAAGGCGGAAGAGCTCAAAGAGAGCCTGGGCAACGCCGTCATCCTGCAGCAGTTCCAGAACCCCGCCAACCCGGCGGTGCATATCAAAACGACGGCCGAAGAGATCCTGCGCGATACGGACGGCAAGCTCGATATCTTCGTCGCGGCCGTCGGGACCGGCGGCACGCTGACGGGAACGGGTACGCGCCTCAAAGAGGTGATCCCCTCCATCGAGATCATCGCCGTGGAACCGACGGACTCGGCGGTCCTCTCCGGCGGCAAAGCGGGCCCGCACAAGATCCAGGGGATCGGCGCGGGCTTTGTGCCGGACGTCCTCAACACGCAGATCTACGGCGAGGTCGTCACCGTCAGCAACGACGATGCGATGGCAACGTCGCGGATGCTGGCCAAAGAGGAGGGGCTGCTCGTGGGCATCTCCGCCGGGGCCAACGTCTACGCCGCCATGCAGGTGGCCGCCCGCCCGGAGAACAAGGGCAAGACCATCGTCACCATCCTCTGCGACACGGCCGAACGCTACCTCTCGACGGCACTTTTCAGCGAATAG